GTTATGATATTTTAATAAGTAAATTACAGGAACATAACCAAGAAGCTATCTTACTTACTGAAGCCTTTAAGCCTAAAAAGATTATATTTTTACATGGAGAGAATGAGAAAAATGAAGTTAATCATATACAAGAGCTTTATAAAGAAAAGTTCCCGGAAATTATTGTTGAATTAATAAAACTAGAAGTTATATCACTTGAAGAAGTTAGTAATTTAATTGAAAAATATAAAGAAGAAAAGATTGCAATAAATCTTAAGGATTTAAACAGCTTATCAATGATTATTCTTGTACACTTATGTGAAAGATTTAATATTGAAGGTTTATATCTAGATATAGTAGAAGAAAAATTATTAAAACTAGATAAGGGGAATTTAAGCATAACAAAAACTAATATTAAAGATTTAAATATTAAAGAGGTAATACAAAGTAATGGAGTAAGCATAATATGCGAGACAACAGATATTAATAGAAATAGTACTTTAAAAGAAATGGCTAATATCATAGCTAATAATTTAAACTTTTGGGAAGACATTAAATATAAGTTAAATGATAAAAAAATATTTATCAATGATATTGAAGACCCTTTTGTAGTAAGAATAGATACAAAATTATTTAATGATAAGGAAAGAAGTTTATGCAATAAAGCAATTGAATATCTAAAAGATAAAAATCAGCTGGAATATAATAAAGAGGGCGATGGCATAGTTACAGTAAAGTTCTCCAATAATTATATAAAAGGCTTTATATTTAAGAGTGGCAGCTGGCTTGAATTATATACTCAAAATATTATTGAAGAGATACAAGAAATTGAAGAAGTGAAAACAGGGGTTTTATTTTTATGGGGAGAGAAAGAGGTAAGACTTAAAAATGAAATTGATGTTATGGCAATAAAGGATTCAAAGCTAATATGTATTTCTTGTAAAGATAGCTCTAAATATGATGATGTGGCTTTAAATGAACTTGATGTATATAGTAATAAAACAGCAGGGCAGGTAGTTAAAAAAATTCTAGTTGCAACTAAAGCACCTATGAAGATTTCTATTTTAGAAAGAGCAAAAGAAATGAATATAGACATTATAATATTTAATGGAAATAGAAATGAGTTTAAAAAAGCTTTAGAGGAAAGCTTAAAATAATAAAATCAGAGTTTTATAAACTCTGATTTTTATTTATACTATGCTTTTTTGCCTATAGTTTCGCCCATTAAGACTCTTGTTTCAAAACCTAATTCAGTTTGTTCTACGATTTCCTTATCTATCTTTACCATACCTTTTTTGAAGAATAGTACAGTGGTAGATCCTCCAAACTTAAAGTAGCCTTTTTCTTGCCCTTTTTTAACTTGTTCATATGGTTTATAAGTTTGAATTATAGTCCCAACACAAGTTGCACCTACTTCAACATGAATTATGTCACCAAAGTTTTCAGATTTGAATATACTCCATTCTCTTTTGTTTTGGCAGAATAGTTTAGGAATATTCTTTAAAGCAATAGGGTTAACTGAATAGTAATGGCCTTCTATTTTTTTAGATTCTAAGCAAACCCCGTTATCAACAAAATGATATCTATGATAATCAACTGGACATAATCTTAAAATCAAACAAGTTCCTCCATTATATTCGCTAGCAACTTTTTCATCTAAAAGGAGTTCTTTTAAGGAATATGTTAAACCTTTTATCTGAACAACATTATCCATATCGATATTTTCAAAGGCACTTAATCTTCCATCGCCAGGAGATACTAAAATATCAGGATTTTTATCTATTGGTCTAGCATCTTCAGTTAATTCTCTTATAAAAAAATCATTGAAGCTAGTAAACTCTTCAGGTTTCTTTTTAGCAATTCTCATATCAATATCGAAGTCTTTAATAAATGCAGGAATCTTTTTAATGCTACCTCTTGTATCACAATGAGCACCATATATTTTGGTAAATAGTTTCTTCTTTACGAAAAGTTCAGTTATACTTTTCCCTACAGGAGAACCATAAGACCATTCTATATACTTTCCTCCAGCAACATTTTCTACTTCATAACTTTTTGTTTTTCTATTATATATTTTAATCATTAAATAATCCTCACTTTGAATTATAATTACGTGATTAATTTTAGCACAAAGAGAATAAAATATTAACATTTATATGTTAAATTTTTAAATTATAAATAAATCAGATAGTTATTAAAAGGATATAGTGCTATAATTTAATTACTTGTATGTTTAAGTGTATTGACTAGTCAAAAAACATATGGAGAGGATAACTATGAATAAGACGAAAAAAGGAATTTTTGAGGCAGCTATAAAAATATTTTCTAAGAATGGATATAAGGGAGCAACTATGGATGAAATAGCTCTAGAGGCTGGGGTTGCAAAAGGTACTTTATATTACCATTTTAAAAGTAAGGAAGAAATATTTAGGTTTATAATAATCGAAGGCATTGGAGTTCTTACTGATGAAATAGCAGTAGTGGCCAATATAGATAACAACCCTGAAGATAATCTTAGGGAAATATGTAAAACACAACTTACAGCTTTATATAGAAATAAAGATTTCTTCAAGGTTTTAATGAGTCAGCTTTGGGGACAAGAAATAAGACAAATAGAGCTTAGAGAGCATTTACAAAAGTATATAAGGAATATAGAAGTTTATATAAAAGATGCAATGGATAAAGGATTTATTAAGAATGGTGATTCATATTTTATTGCTTATACCTTTTTTGGAAGCTTAGTTTCTGCTGCAATTTATGAACTAGTAAATCAAGATAAAGAGATAGATGATGTAGTAAATCACTTAATTGAATATACTTTTCATGGTTTAAGTGCAAAATAGATAGTAAAGAGTTTATATGAGATTTTCATATAAACTCTTATTTTTTTGCAAAAAAATAATATGAGATGAAAAACAAAGAAAAACTGAGAAAAATATACATGAAATCATATACTTCACCTAAAACTAGACTATATAGTACAAAGAAATGTTTTACAAAAACCCAAAAAAGTCTCAAAATAGAACTGACTAGTCAGTACAAAAAGTGGTGAATGAGGTGAAGTTATGAAATTTTTAAAAGTTGCAAAGGAGGATCTTTCTTCAATTTATAAGAATAGATTCTTAAGATTTGCTATCGCAGGAATAATTATAGTACCGTTGCTTTATAGCTTACTTTATTTAGCGGCATTCTGGGATCCATATTCTAGAATGGATAAACTTCCAGTTGCAGTTGTAAACCTCGATGCGGGAGCCACAATGGATGGAAAAGAAGTAAACTATGGTAAAGATATTACAGATGAACTTAAAGATAACAAGGATATGGGGTGGAGATTTGTAAGTTATCAGGATGCAGTAGACGGAACAAAGGGAGATAAGTATTACTCCATGTTTGTAATCCCAGAGGATTTTTCAAAGAATGTAGTTACTGCAAAAGACTCTACACCTGTAAAGGCAGATATTATTTATACATCAAACAATAGAAAAAACTTCCTAGCATCTCAAATAGGAAGCAAGGTAGAAGATAAACTAAAGGCAACAATTAATGAAAAGATTTCTAAGGAATATGTGAAGGTTACTTACGAAAATCTTGATACTGTAAAATCTGGAATGAATGATGCCGCAGATGGAAGCGGTAAGTTGGCAGATGGATTAACCACGCTAAAAGGAAACATTCCAGCTTTAGAAGATGGAGTTAATAAGCTTTATGATGGATCAAATCAATTAAATGGAGGATTAGCTGAACTTAATAAAAATGTTTCAACTATAAATCCTGCTGAGCTAGTCAAGATCTCAAGTTATTTGACTCCAGAAAATAAAGACAAAATCACAAATATAATAGCTACAGCAAGACAATTTGAAAACAAGGATTTATCTTCTTTAGATAAAATAACACCAGAGACCATAAATCAGGTTAATAAGAGCTTTACTGATTTACAAGCTGTAACTAATTCAAATGGATTAAAGGTAATTCTTAGTCAGCCATCAATACAAAAGTTAGTAACTCAAATGAATCCTAATAATCCAGATGGATATCAGCAGATAGCATTAAGAATGCAGAATGTTGATAAACTACTTACAGACGCAACAGCTCTTCAAGGAACTTTAGCAGATTTACAAGGAAAGATTCCGAGTGAATTATTAAATGCAGATGCTAATGCACAATTACAGAACTTAAAAGTATTAACAGTTGCAGCAAACAATTTACAAAGTGCAAGCAAGCTTATCACTAATGATGATATAACTAAATTATCTGCACTTTTAAGTAATCCAAGCTCTATGCAGGATTTAATTACAAAAGTTGAAACAACTAATAATCAACTAAAAAATATAAATGCTGGCTTAGATCAAATGCTTAAACCTTTAAAAGATGCAGGTATGACAGAGGATCAAGCTATAAATGCATTAAACACTAATATTCAAGGATTAATAAATTCAATAAAAACTCAAGCAGCAGCTGCAGCAAGTACAAATGCACCAACTATACAAGTTCCAACAAGCTCAGCAGCATTAATAGCAGGTTCGTTAACATTAACTGAAGGATTACTATCTAACAAAGCATTATTAACTGATGCATCAACTCAGTTAACTAGCTTAGATGCTTCAGTTAAAGCAAAGGCTTACTTAATGGCTCAAAATCCAAATAGTGTAACAGCCTTAAAGAACTTACTAAACAATTATAATCCTACGATGACTGCTATAAATAATGAGGTTCCATTATTAAATTCACTAGGTCAGTTAATGACACCAGATAATATTAATGAAATTAATGGACTTATGGCAAACGTAGGAACACTAAAAACAGATATAGCTAATAATCAAGACAACTTAAATCTACTAATGGATGTAGCAACAGTATCAAAAGATCCAAGCGTAAAAGCTCTAATTCCAAAGCTAATATCAGTTCAAACAGATATTAATAATGCAAAACCTATATTAAATGACTTATCTTCTCCACAAACTATGGAGTTATTACAAAATAGTCCTAAGTATGTAGGTATGGTAAAGGGACTTCAAAAGGATCTTAAGACAAATGATCAGATATTAGCTGAAGCAAATATAGCTATAAGTGAAGGAAAGATTGAGGAAGCTAAGGCATTAATTAATGGACTACCTGCCTTAACAAGTGGAGTTAACCAATTATATGATGGATCAACTCAGTTAAAAGGTGGACTTGGAGACCTTAAAGGAAGTGTTCCTGAATTAAAAGATGGGGTAACTAAACTTTCTGATGGTTCTAATGAACTTTCCTCTAAACTTAAAGATGGAGCAAGTGATTTAGATAAAGGATTAGTTAATACTCCAGATGAAATGGGCACATTTATTTCAAATCCAGTAAACATGGATAATAAGATAATTGATGAGGTAAAAAATTACGGAACAGGCTTTGCACCATACTTTATACCATTATCTCTATGGGTAGGAGCTCTTATGATGTTCTTTGTACTTTCACCTAAGTCAAAGGCTGAAAGAGAAGGAAAGAAGATGAGTTCAATTTCAGTAGTTTTGGGTAAATATATGACACTAGGACTTATAGGTATGGTTCAAGCAATACTTGCAAGTTTAATAGTATTAGCATTAGGCTTAAGTCCTCAAAACATGGCACTATATTTCTTATTTAATATGCTAATGTCGTTAACTTTTGTAGCTATGATTCAATTCTTCATAACTACACTAGGAGATGGAGGAAAATTAATAGCAATAGTTTTATTAATACTTCAATTAACAGCTTGTGCAGGTACTTTCCCATTAGAAGTAGTACCAAACTTCTTTAAAGTACTTAATCCATATATGCCATTCACTTATGCAGTAAAAGCATTAAGAGAAGCTATTTCAGGAACAGACGTATCTGTAATAGCTCAGTGTTCAGGTGTATTTGCATTAATTTCAGTAGTATTTGTATCACTAACTATAGTATTTAAGAAAAAAGGTGACTATATATCAGATAAGATAGAAGAAGTAAAACAAGCAGCATAAAATAATGAATTAATGAAGCAGAAACTTAAGGGTTTTTGCTTCATTTTTAATTTCCCGGAAAATATTGACATGGGTAAGTCCGAATGATAGTATTAACACATAAAAGGTTATTTGATACCATATAATAATTTGAGGTGGAATTTATGAGAGTAGAATTACAAGGTAAATTAGAATTAATGACCTATAATTATTTTGAAGCAAAAAAAGAATTTAAGTGGGATATGGCTATACTCAATCATTTCATAGCATTGAGTTATGCTTCAAGGAACAGAAGAATAGAAACTCAAAAAATTAAAGAAATAAGAGACTTCATTAAAGATACAACAGGAATATTTTCAAAGTTTAGAGGAAATAACCTATCCTTAATGTCACTACTTTTATCTTTTGAAGATAACTATAAGGAAGTATTTAAGGACATAGAAGAATGGACACTAAAGCTTAAGGAAAAAGGAATATCTTCTTATGAATATAGTCCAATGATAGCTTATACTATTTTAAAGAACACAAGTTTTGAAAATAGAGAAGAAAAAATAGAAAGAACTAAGCTATTCTATGAAGATATGAAAAGAAATCATATGTTTTTAACCTTTAAGGATGATTATGTATATGCATCTCTTCTTGGATGTACAGATTTAGATGTTAAAGAGACCTCAGAAAAAATAGAATATATCTACAATAAATTAAGTAAAATGAAGTATAGCAAAAGCAACGGACTTCAAACTGTCTCACATATTTTAGCTTTAAGTGAGGATTTTGACTATAGAATAAGTTTATTTGATCATATGGTATCAGAATTAGAGGAAAAGAAGGTTAAGGTTAGAACTTATACACTTCCATCAATAGCGTTAATGTCATTAATAACTGATGATGCAAATCTTATATGCAGTGAAGTTTCTGAAATATATGAGGAGCTTAAACGTATGAAGGGATATAAGTATGGAGTTGAAGGTTATATAAAAACCATGTTTAGTTGTATATTAGCTACAAGCATGTATACTGAAGGAGAAAATAAGATGGCAGACATATCTACAGGATTATCAATGCAGCTAATAGCAGTAGCGCAGCAGCAAGCTATGATGGCAGCAGCCTCAGCAGCGGCAGCTTCTTCTGCAGCATCAAGTTCTTAAAATATATAGGGGGAGAATATGAGAAAAGCAGGTAAGGTGTTTAAAGTTTTAGCAATAAGTTTTATATGCATTTTGTTTATAAATCCAATTCATGCCTTTGGGGCATCGAAGGAATATTATATATCTAATATTGATATTAACGCAACAGTAGATGATAAAGGAAATATGCAGGTTAAGGAAACTTATAAATATAACTTTACGGGAAGCTTTAATGGAATAAAGAGAAATATAAAAACTAATGGCTCAGATGGGATAGAAAATGTTAAGGTTAATATTAATGACAAAGAAGATGTTAACCAAAGCAATAGTGAAGAGGACAATACCTATAAGTTAAGTGAATCAGGAAATAGTGAAGAGGTTAAAATCTTTAGTAAGAGCCAAGACGAGGAAAAGGTATTTAATATTAGCTATACAGTTAAAAATGTAGTTACAAAATATAATGATTTATCTGAACTTAAGTGGGTTTTTTATAAAAATGAAGATAACGTTAAAACAGATAGTATAAATGTTTATATTACCTTACCAAAGGGTATTACAAGTGATGTTAGCTTCACTGGTGAAGGGCCTAGTAGAGGAGTAGCAGGTAATATTGATAATAAGTTTATTAAACTAAGCTTAAGTAATATGGAAGAGAATGAAGTAATAGGGGCAACTGTACACTTTCCAGTAGCTTGGGTAAATACTTCAAAAACTATAGATAAAAACTATGATGAATATAAGAACGAATCACTTAAAGAAAATAATAAAACAAACATAGCAATAATGGTAGGGATAACCCTAGGAATGATATTAATAGGTGGCTCAATTTATGCTGTTAGTAATAAGAGAAAAAAAGAAATAGCAAAATATAGAGAAGACTATATATTCTTTAATGGAGATCATTATGAGGATATACCATCAGATATGACTCCAGCCTTAGTAACTGTCTTACTTGATAATAATGTTGAAATGAAGGATTTCTTAGCAAGTATATTATATTTAGCTAATAAAGGATTTATTAAGTTTGAAGAAAAGATAGATGAAGATAATTATGAGGAAGTTGCATTTAATCTAGTAAATGGGGTAGATAAATCTTATTTATTAAAGAGTGAAAAGTATTTATTATACTGGTTAAATAAATTATCACAAAATGGTAGAGTAGATTTTTCTACACTAATGGAAGATGCAAGTGAGAAAAGCTTTAGGGATAGATATAATGAATGGGTTAGCAGAGTAAATGAGGATGCTTATGACCTTAATATGTATGTCCACTTAGCAGGAAAAGATAGATTAACCAATGAATATGAAAATGAAAGACTTAAATGGAAAGCCTTTAAGAGATATTTAGTAGACCTAGATGATAAGGAAGGACTAAAGAAACTAGATGTATGGCAAAGAATACTCCCTTACGCTATTTCATTAGATATATTTGAGATGATATCAGAGCATATAAGAAGAACTCCAGGATATAATGATGCATATAATCCTATGTGTAATTATGGATTCTTATATTTCTATACAATGTCTTATCAGGATAACTTTAATGATCAATTTAGTCAAAGTGCTCCTAATACAAGTTCAAGCTCCAGCTTCACAGGGGGAGACGGAGGCGGTGGATTTGGTGGAGGTGGAGGAAGTAGTGCCTTCTAAAAATCATTAACTGTGATATAATTTAATATAGAAATTTAAATAGTGGGCTTATATAATAAAAAGCTCACTTTTTATTTGGGGGAATAATTTATGAAAAGAGTAGCAGCAGTACATGATCTATGTGGCTTTGGAAAAGCTTCTTTAAATACAATAGTTCCTATATTATCCTCTATGGGAGTTCAGGTGTGTGCATTACCTACAGCAGTTTTATCAACTCATACTGGTGGATATGAAGGTTTTGCCTTTGAGGATTTAACAGAATATATGGGGAAACATATAGAACATTGGAAAAAGCTTAACTTAGATTTTGATTGTATATATACAGGATATTTAGGTTCTTATAAACAAGTAGAACTTATAAAGGATTTTATAGAGTATTTTGAAAGAAAAGATAACTTGGTGTTAATTGATCCCGTAATGGGGGACGATGGAGAGCTTTATCCTTCAATAACTGAGGATATGGTTAGAGAAATGAGAGAGCTTATAGCTCATGGTGACATAATAACACCAAATGTTACAGAGGCTCAAATGCTGCTGAATATAGAATATAAAGGCTGTAGAAATATAGCTGAGTGGAAGGAAATATTAATAAAGCTATCAAAGCTAGGAGCAAAAAAAGTAGTATTAACTTCTGCAAAAGAAGAGGGTAATGATAAGGTATTAACCTTGGCTTATGATGGAGAAGAGGAAAGATTCTATAAAATAGAAAATCCTCATGTAGATGTATCATTCCCAGGAACAGGAGACACCTTTGCTTCACTTGTGGTTGGATATATGCTTAAGGAAGAAGGGTTTAAGGAAAGTTTACGAAAGTCCTGCAGCTTTATATATAAGATGATAACTGAGAGCAATGGCAAGGTTAAGGATATAAGAGAAGGCTTACCACTAGAAAGCTTCATGAGAGAGCTAATTATGGAGGAATTTGAGTTATTAGAGCTTTCTGAGATATAATTTGTAAGTTGACAGTAAAACCCTAATATATTAAAATTTAATAGTGATTTCCATGGTGTATTCTATAAATATGCTATGTAAATCTTACATATAATTTGAGTTTCACATTCAAATTATATAATTTAGATTCAACTATAATTTATACGTGCCAGAAAATTGTTTGAAACCACAATTTTCAAACAAGTATAAATTAAGTTTCATAACTAAATTATAGGCCTTCGTAGTTAAATGGATATAACAGTCCCCTCCTAAGGGACCGTTGTGGGTTCGATTCCCGCCGGGGGTACCAGTTGTTTAAAAAAGCTTAGCCGTTATGGTTAAGCTTTTTTTTGTTCATTGAAATGGATTAACTAAAATAGTTGACTCATTTATTTTTTTACAATATGTAATTTATTGTATGTTTTGAGCGTTATATATATTGAGAAAGATATCGTATCAAGTGAAATTAAATTATTGGAATTTGACAAATATAATTAGCATATTAAGTTTTTTATTTATAAAATTTAAAAACAATTCAAAATTTAGATAAAGATAATTAGAACGTAATGGAAATGAAACAAAATAATGATTAATATGTAAAATATTAGATTAAATTGTGTTACAAAATGTTATATTATTTTCAAAAAATTACAAATTATAACAAACATAATATGATATTATTTATTGGACAATGTGTGCACAGATTGTTAAAAATGTAGAATATTAGAAGGAGAGGATCAAGTGATTAATACAAAAAAGGTAGTAAAGGTGATGTTAGGTTTATTGTTATGCGCATTTATTTTTGGGAAGGATAACATAGCTCAATCTAAGGCATTTTATATGGCGTTGGCTCCATATTCAAGCTTTAGAGCAGTTGATGCAGATGATACAAGAGATTCAAAGGATTATTTAAGTTACTCAAGTGGATACATTAACTTAGCAACGATATATGATGTGGATTCATATTATGTACAAGCTAGAGCTGTAGCTAGCCCATATGCAGATCTAAATGCAGCAAGTAATATATATTCATCAACAGTATTAGCAAAACAAGGATCTGGGAATGTTCCGATTCCAGAAGGGTATAGTGGGAAAAAAATGAGTTTAGGAAGCACTTATTATCTTGCACTTAAGAATATAAATAGTACTACAGACTATAGAAATGCAAGTGGTACTTTTGGGTGGTACTAAAAGTAAGTTAGCTTATATCTAGTTATAAATATAAAGCATAGATTTTTTGTTTTTATTTGTAGCAATAAGGATACTATAGAAAACTTTGTTGCTACAAATATTACATTGATTGGTAGAGGAGAAGAATATGGTAATAGATGAGATTAAAAGGGCTATTAGTAGGAAAAGTTTTGTTTTTTTTATAATAGCGATGATTACAGTTAACCTGTATGGAATATATAGGAACATACCTGAGATTATACCTTATTCAGTAGCTTCTTTGTCATTGCAAGAAGCCATTAATTATGGATATTTCAATGAGTTTACAATCTTTACACAAACAAGTTCTATATATATGAATTTCATTCCAATTGTATGCTCTTTTGTATTTGGAATTTCTTTTTTACAGGATAGAAAAAAGGGGTTTAATAAATTTATTAATGTAAGAATATCTAATAAAAGGTATTGCATAAGTAAGTTTTTGGCAGGTGGTATAGTTGGAGGATTAAGTGTAACGTTACCAAGCACAGTTCTATTTTACATTCTTAATGTCTTTATAGGAGGAAGTATTAAAGATACAACAACTGCAGTAGGCGGGATTTTTAACGATATATTGATGTCACAGCCATATATATATGTTTTGCTTTTTTTTGTAGTTGAATTTGTTATTGGGTTTACATATTCCACTATAGCACTGGCAGTTTCAACGATAGTAAATAATGAAATTATAGTTTTGTTAGCTCCCGGGATATTTTTCTATGTGACTAATTATGTAACAGAAACTTTAAGATTACCATTACAATTTAAAACAAAAGTAACTACAGATTTTGTTTTATTAGCAGGTGGTATAAATGGGTATCAATTAATCATGCAATTCATATTTATCACATTAATTTTTGGAATAGCATTTTTCTATTTTTCTAGGAAGGAATATATATATGAGAACTGATATAAGTATGGTTAGCTTAATAAAGTATAACTTGATGAAATGTTACAATAAGAACTTAGTTATGGGAAGTTTTATAATTACCCTAATTACCTGCAAAGTTTATATGAGTAAGGTTACTGAATATTACAATACAACTGGAAAGGAGGTAAATCAATGGGATTATTTCTTTAGAATATTTTCTAATCCATTTGTTTTAGTGTGGTTAATAATTCCGTTAATTTTCTTCATAACAGCTCCAATTTCTAACGTAAATAGTGAAAATAAATATATTTACATAAGAGCACTAAATAAATATAAAATTATAATTTCTAAGCAAATAGCAAATTTAGCAATTATATCAGGAAGTATAGTAATCATTAGTATCTTAATATTTTCTCTAGGTATTTATTACAGTAGGTTTGGACTTGGGTGGAGTAACGCAATATTAAATGAAAAAAATATTGAGGTTGCCAAAAAGTATTTGTTTTTCAATAATTTTATAGAATTTTATAAACCAATAGAAGCAGCTATTTTATCAGTTTTAAAATTTATAGGGACAACTTATTTAATTGTATTGTTGAGGGACTTGATAATATATATTTTCAAAAATTATATACTTGCAATAATAATATGTTTTATTTACTTACTTATTAATTATAGAGATGTAACAACTCTTAGATATTTTTCAATAGGTGAATTAGGTACACTTTGGTGCCATGAGTTTAATGGGAATAAACTTGTTGAAAACTCATTCCCCAATTCATACAAGCTGTCAACGGTTGCTTTTTCTAATGTATTATTGACAATAATGATTATTATGTTATTTATAATAGCAATTGCTAGCTTTAGGAGGAGTGAAGTTGAAAACCTATAGAGTGTTTTTTCTTAATATAAAATATTTAAATAAGAAAATGATAGTGTATGAGTTGTTTATAGCAATATTATTTGGTTTATATGTGGTAAGTTATTTTCATAATAATTCAAAAGAAATCAGTGTTTGCTTTGGGGATGTCTTTTTACTTCTATTTGGAGGTATTGAATATAAAAAAAATTCAATAATTAGTTATTCAACATGGCTTGGATTTATTATAATTTTATATTATCCAATTATAGCATTTATATCAAAAGAGATTTCAGAAAAAAAGCTATTTGCCTTTTATAGAATTAAAAAATATAAGTACTGGTATTATTCAAATATAATGAATTCATTACTTAAGGTGTTTTTATATCTAATATTAATATATGGAGTAGTATTTATAATTGCATCTATATTTATGGGATTTGATGGTATAG
This genomic window from Clostridium sp. 'White wine YQ' contains:
- a CDS encoding Card1-like endonuclease domain-containing protein → MSYDILISKLQEHNQEAILLTEAFKPKKIIFLHGENEKNEVNHIQELYKEKFPEIIVELIKLEVISLEEVSNLIEKYKEEKIAINLKDLNSLSMIILVHLCERFNIEGLYLDIVEEKLLKLDKGNLSITKTNIKDLNIKEVIQSNGVSIICETTDINRNSTLKEMANIIANNLNFWEDIKYKLNDKKIFINDIEDPFVVRIDTKLFNDKERSLCNKAIEYLKDKNQLEYNKEGDGIVTVKFSNNYIKGFIFKSGSWLELYTQNIIEEIQEIEEVKTGVLFLWGEKEVRLKNEIDVMAIKDSKLICISCKDSSKYDDVALNELDVYSNKTAGQVVKKILVATKAPMKISILERAKEMNIDIIIFNGNRNEFKKALEESLK
- a CDS encoding phosphatidylserine decarboxylase is translated as MIKIYNRKTKSYEVENVAGGKYIEWSYGSPVGKSITELFVKKKLFTKIYGAHCDTRGSIKKIPAFIKDFDIDMRIAKKKPEEFTSFNDFFIRELTEDARPIDKNPDILVSPGDGRLSAFENIDMDNVVQIKGLTYSLKELLLDEKVASEYNGGTCLILRLCPVDYHRYHFVDNGVCLESKKIEGHYYSVNPIALKNIPKLFCQNKREWSIFKSENFGDIIHVEVGATCVGTIIQTYKPYEQVKKGQEKGYFKFGGSTTVLFFKKGMVKIDKEIVEQTELGFETRVLMGETIGKKA
- a CDS encoding TetR/AcrR family transcriptional regulator, with protein sequence MNKTKKGIFEAAIKIFSKNGYKGATMDEIALEAGVAKGTLYYHFKSKEEIFRFIIIEGIGVLTDEIAVVANIDNNPEDNLREICKTQLTALYRNKDFFKVLMSQLWGQEIRQIELREHLQKYIRNIEVYIKDAMDKGFIKNGDSYFIAYTFFGSLVSAAIYELVNQDKEIDDVVNHLIEYTFHGLSAK
- a CDS encoding YhgE/Pip domain-containing protein produces the protein MKFLKVAKEDLSSIYKNRFLRFAIAGIIIVPLLYSLLYLAAFWDPYSRMDKLPVAVVNLDAGATMDGKEVNYGKDITDELKDNKDMGWRFVSYQDAVDGTKGDKYYSMFVIPEDFSKNVVTAKDSTPVKADIIYTSNNRKNFLASQIGSKVEDKLKATINEKISKEYVKVTYENLDTVKSGMNDAADGSGKLADGLTTLKGNIPALEDGVNKLYDGSNQLNGGLAELNKNVSTINPAELVKISSYLTPENKDKITNIIATARQFENKDLSSLDKITPETINQVNKSFTDLQAVTNSNGLKVILSQPSIQKLVTQMNPNNPDGYQQIALRMQNVDKLLTDATALQGTLADLQGKIPSELLNADANAQLQNLKVLTVAANNLQSASKLITNDDITKLSALLSNPSSMQDLITKVETTNNQLKNINAGLDQMLKPLKDAGMTEDQAINALNTNIQGLINSIKTQAAAAASTNAPTIQVPTSSAALIAGSLTLTEGLLSNKALLTDASTQLTSLDASVKAKAYLMAQNPNSVTALKNLLNNYNPTMTAINNEVPLLNSLGQLMTPDNINEINGLMANVGTLKTDIANNQDNLNLLMDVATVSKDPSVKALIPKLISVQTDINNAKPILNDLSSPQTMELLQNSPKYVGMVKGLQKDLKTNDQILAEANIAISEGKIEEAKALINGLPALTSGVNQLYDGSTQLKGGLGDLKGSVPELKDGVTKLSDGSNELSSKLKDGASDLDKGLVNTPDEMGTFISNPVNMDNKIIDEVKNYGTGFAPYFIPLSLWVGALMMFFVLSPKSKAEREGKKMSSISVVLGKYMTLGLIGMVQAILASLIVLALGLSPQNMALYFLFNMLMSLTFVAMIQFFITTLGDGGKLIAIVLLILQLTACAGTFPLEVVPNFFKVLNPYMPFTYAVKALREAISGTDVSVIAQCSGVFALISVVFVSLTIVFKKKGDYISDKIEEVKQAA
- a CDS encoding DUF4003 family protein: MRVELQGKLELMTYNYFEAKKEFKWDMAILNHFIALSYASRNRRIETQKIKEIRDFIKDTTGIFSKFRGNNLSLMSLLLSFEDNYKEVFKDIEEWTLKLKEKGISSYEYSPMIAYTILKNTSFENREEKIERTKLFYEDMKRNHMFLTFKDDYVYASLLGCTDLDVKETSEKIEYIYNKLSKMKYSKSNGLQTVSHILALSEDFDYRISLFDHMVSELEEKKVKVRTYTLPSIALMSLITDDANLICSEVSEIYEELKRMKGYKYGVEGYIKTMFSCILATSMYTEGENKMADISTGLSMQLIAVAQQQAMMAAASAAAASSAASSS
- a CDS encoding DUF2207 domain-containing protein, translating into MRKAGKVFKVLAISFICILFINPIHAFGASKEYYISNIDINATVDDKGNMQVKETYKYNFTGSFNGIKRNIKTNGSDGIENVKVNINDKEDVNQSNSEEDNTYKLSESGNSEEVKIFSKSQDEEKVFNISYTVKNVVTKYNDLSELKWVFYKNEDNVKTDSINVYITLPKGITSDVSFTGEGPSRGVAGNIDNKFIKLSLSNMEENEVIGATVHFPVAWVNTSKTIDKNYDEYKNESLKENNKTNIAIMVGITLGMILIGGSIYAVSNKRKKEIAKYREDYIFFNGDHYEDIPSDMTPALVTVLLDNNVEMKDFLASILYLANKGFIKFEEKIDEDNYEEVAFNLVNGVDKSYLLKSEKYLLYWLNKLSQNGRVDFSTLMEDASEKSFRDRYNEWVSRVNEDAYDLNMYVHLAGKDRLTNEYENERLKWKAFKRYLVDLDDKEGLKKLDVWQRILPYAISLDIFEMISEHIRRTPGYNDAYNPMCNYGFLYFYTMSYQDNFNDQFSQSAPNTSSSSSFTGGDGGGGFGGGGGSSAF